TCGATCCCGGCGCGGGGCTCGTCGGAGATCCACCGGCCGCCCACCTGGATGGCCACGCGGCTCGCCAGCTCCAGCCCCTGGGAGAGGTTGTGCGTCACCAGGACCACGGTGCGCGCCCCGTCGCGGAGGCGCTCCAGCACGCCGCCCAGCATGGCCGCGGCGTGGGGGTCGAGGCCGGTGTACGGCTCGTCCAGGAGCACCAGCCGCGGGTCGTGCAGGAGGGTGCGCGCCAGCGCCAGCCGCTGCTGCATCCCGCGCGAGAAGCCGCGCACCCGGTCGCCGCGGCGCTCCCACAGCCCGACGCCCTCCAGCGCCTCCCCCACCCGCTCGCGGAGCCGGTCCAGCCCGTAGAGCCGGCCGTAGAACTCCAGGTTCTCGGCGGCGGAAAGGCCGGCGTACAGGAAGGTCTGGTGCGAGAGCACGCCGATGCTGCCGCGCCACGCCCCGTCGCCCCCCGTGACCGCCTCCCCGGCGATCCGCACCTCCCCGCGGGTGGGGCGCACCAGCCCGGCGAGCATCTTGAGCAGCGTGGTCTTCCCCGCACCGTTGGGCCCGAAGAGCGTCAGGAACTCCCCCTCGCCCAGGGCGAAGCCCACCCCGCGCACCGCCGGGAG
This region of Longimicrobiaceae bacterium genomic DNA includes:
- the ccmA gene encoding heme ABC exporter ATP-binding protein CcmA — protein: MTQPALDPGRAAAPVLEARGVEKWYGPLPAVRGVGFALGEGEFLTLFGPNGAGKTTLLKMLAGLVRPTRGEVRIAGEAVTGGDGAWRGSIGVLSHQTFLYAGLSAAENLEFYGRLYGLDRLRERVGEALEGVGLWERRGDRVRGFSRGMQQRLALARTLLHDPRLVLLDEPYTGLDPHAAAMLGGVLERLRDGARTVVLVTHNLSQGLELASRVAIQVGGRWISDEPRAGIDPVLWERVYTARVAGAA